The following proteins are encoded in a genomic region of Devosia lucknowensis:
- a CDS encoding GGDEF domain-containing protein produces MMLLKNLSPMAWSSVGRWTLFGTLACVAASISFTMLAFGDIDGELGQRVLVSATALPIIIGAPLFFLFSLKLRGLTMANARLGRVARTDSLTACLNRGAFTSRIDSWLRDPTTARSGALLMIDADHFKAINDVYGHDVGDEALTIIARSIRSILRNGDIVGRMGGEEFGVFLPGVSQHQAQLVAERIRAAVNSASFVPDGQQRSLSVSIGGAAFVEDTSFTRLFRIADQRLYGAKHAGRNRATVVQVEDHPTINLRRSA; encoded by the coding sequence ATGATGCTTCTTAAGAATCTTTCACCAATGGCCTGGTCGAGCGTCGGCCGGTGGACGCTTTTCGGCACCCTCGCCTGCGTGGCGGCCTCCATCAGCTTCACCATGCTCGCATTCGGCGACATTGACGGCGAACTGGGCCAGCGCGTTCTGGTCAGCGCGACAGCGCTGCCCATCATTATCGGGGCTCCACTGTTCTTCCTGTTCAGCCTGAAGCTGCGCGGCCTGACCATGGCCAATGCCAGGCTGGGACGCGTGGCCCGCACGGACAGCCTGACCGCCTGCCTCAACCGGGGCGCCTTTACCAGCCGCATCGACAGCTGGCTGCGCGACCCCACTACCGCCCGGTCCGGTGCATTGCTGATGATCGACGCGGACCACTTCAAGGCCATCAATGATGTCTACGGCCATGACGTCGGCGACGAAGCGCTGACAATCATCGCCCGTTCCATCCGCTCCATCCTGCGCAATGGCGACATCGTGGGCCGCATGGGGGGCGAAGAATTCGGCGTCTTCCTGCCCGGCGTCAGCCAGCATCAGGCGCAATTGGTGGCCGAGCGGATCCGCGCAGCGGTCAACAGCGCCAGCTTTGTGCCCGATGGTCAGCAGCGGTCCCTGTCGGTCAGCATCGGCGGCGCCGCTTTCGTCGAAGACACGAGCTTTACCCGGCTGTTTCGCATTGCCGACCAGCGCCTCTACGGCGCCAAGCACGCCGGCCGCAACCGGGCCACGGTGGTGCAGGTCGAGGACCATCCGACCATCAACCTCAGACGCAGCGCCTAG
- a CDS encoding DUF4164 family protein: protein MSETELEEGLTSAAARFDRALARLGTSVRDLNARVQRQQRMEVDTQRLIHERARLATELDKTAARAKRLDDSAHEVSRRLVVAMETVRSVLEKSE from the coding sequence ATGAGTGAGACGGAACTTGAAGAGGGCCTGACCTCCGCCGCCGCCCGGTTCGACCGGGCCCTGGCGCGGCTGGGTACGAGCGTCCGCGATCTCAATGCCAGGGTGCAGCGCCAGCAGCGCATGGAAGTGGACACCCAGCGGCTGATCCACGAGCGGGCGCGCCTTGCCACCGAGCTCGACAAGACGGCAGCGCGGGCCAAGCGGCTCGACGACAGCGCCCACGAAGTGTCGCGACGCCTCGTCGTTGCCATGGAGACGGTGCGCTCGGTGCTGGAAAAGTCGGAGTAG
- a CDS encoding TIGR00282 family metallophosphoesterase translates to MRLLFLGDVMGRSGRDGVAERLPGLIARHKFDFVVVNGENASHGKGLIESHFQGLRDAGADIVTLGDHAFDQREALTYIEREPTLIRPINYPPGTPGRGAMLVEGRNGHRVLVVNALGRVFMPPIDDPFRAVDAAIAEAPLGDVADAVIVDFHTEATSEIQAMGHYLDGRATLVVGTHTHIPTADHRVLRGGTALMADAGMCGDFDSIIGTDTDEPLNRFITGIPNGRFTPAEGEATLCGVAVETDPRTGLAKKVMPLRIGGVLAQAEPVFD, encoded by the coding sequence ATGAGACTGCTTTTCCTGGGCGACGTGATGGGCCGCTCCGGCCGCGATGGAGTGGCTGAACGGCTGCCGGGGCTGATCGCGCGCCACAAGTTCGATTTTGTGGTCGTCAACGGCGAGAATGCCAGTCATGGCAAGGGGTTGATCGAGAGCCACTTCCAGGGATTGCGCGACGCGGGCGCCGATATCGTCACGCTGGGCGACCATGCCTTCGACCAGCGCGAGGCGCTGACCTATATCGAACGCGAACCGACGCTGATCCGTCCCATCAATTATCCGCCGGGCACGCCGGGCCGCGGCGCCATGTTGGTCGAAGGGCGCAACGGCCATCGCGTGCTGGTAGTCAATGCGCTCGGCCGCGTGTTCATGCCGCCCATCGACGACCCGTTCCGCGCCGTCGATGCCGCCATTGCCGAGGCGCCGCTGGGCGATGTCGCCGATGCCGTCATCGTCGATTTTCATACCGAGGCGACGTCCGAGATCCAGGCCATGGGCCACTATCTCGATGGCCGGGCGACGCTGGTCGTCGGCACCCATACCCATATTCCCACTGCCGATCATCGTGTGCTCAGGGGCGGCACCGCCCTGATGGCCGATGCCGGTATGTGCGGCGATTTCGACAGCATCATCGGCACCGATACCGACGAGCCGCTCAACCGCTTCATCACCGGTATTCCCAACGGCCGTTTCACGCCCGCCGAGGGTGAGGCAACCCTTTGCGGTGTTGCGGTGGAAACCGATCCGCGCACCGGGCTTGCGAAGAAAGTCATGCCGCTGCGCATCGGGGGTGTGTTGGCGCAGGCCGAGCCGGTCTTCGATTGA
- a CDS encoding YebC/PmpR family DNA-binding transcriptional regulator, whose amino-acid sequence MAGHSHAKNIMHRKGKSDAIRSKIFSKLAREITVAAKMGQPDPAFNPRLRLAITNARAQSMPKDNIERAVKKASGGDAENYDEIRYEGYGPGGVAVIVEALTDNRNRTASNVRSYFSKNGGALGETGSVGFMFDRVGEITYPATAGSEDKVMEAAIEAGADDVESDEEGHYIYTSFEGMAEVAAALEKVLGEAESVKAIWKPQNVTPIDAEKGATLMKLINTLEEDDDVQNVYSNFDMSDEDAAKLDA is encoded by the coding sequence ATGGCCGGCCATTCACACGCCAAGAACATTATGCACCGCAAGGGCAAGTCGGACGCGATCCGTTCGAAGATCTTCTCCAAGCTGGCGCGCGAAATCACCGTGGCCGCCAAGATGGGCCAGCCCGACCCGGCGTTCAATCCGCGCCTGCGCCTCGCCATCACCAATGCCCGCGCCCAGTCCATGCCCAAGGACAATATCGAGCGTGCGGTGAAGAAGGCTTCCGGTGGCGATGCCGAGAACTACGATGAAATCCGCTATGAAGGCTACGGCCCGGGTGGCGTTGCCGTCATCGTCGAGGCACTGACCGACAATCGCAACCGCACTGCCTCGAACGTGCGCTCCTACTTCTCCAAGAACGGTGGCGCCCTGGGCGAAACCGGTTCGGTCGGCTTCATGTTCGATCGGGTCGGTGAAATCACCTATCCGGCAACCGCGGGATCCGAGGACAAGGTCATGGAAGCGGCCATCGAGGCCGGGGCCGACGACGTCGAGAGCGACGAAGAAGGCCACTACATCTACACCTCGTTCGAAGGCATGGCGGAAGTGGCCGCAGCCCTCGAAAAGGTTCTGGGCGAAGCTGAGTCCGTCAAGGCGATCTGGAAGCCCCAGAACGTCACGCCGATCGACGCCGAAAAGGGCGCGACGCTGATGAAGCTGATCAACACGCTCGAAGAAGATGACGACGTGCAGAACGTCTATTCCAACTTCGACATGAGCGACGAAGACGCCGCCAAGCTCGACGCCTAG
- a CDS encoding 5-formyltetrahydrofolate cyclo-ligase: protein MADQAIEEAKAALRKDAHAARAALSGEERADAAKAVAAHFFEQVAYAPEDVIAGYWRIRDELDCQPILVRLMDSGQKVVLPVVQGDDAPLDLRVWEADAPLYEAGFGTLAPSDLAPRAYPDIVLMPLLGFDNAGTRLGYGGGYYDRTLAGLRKRPMLIGLAFAAQELGHIPREAHDVPLDAVITESGVRFFGTSA, encoded by the coding sequence ATGGCGGACCAGGCAATCGAAGAAGCAAAGGCCGCCCTGCGCAAGGATGCACATGCGGCGCGCGCGGCGCTGTCAGGCGAAGAGCGGGCCGATGCCGCCAAGGCCGTTGCAGCGCATTTCTTCGAGCAGGTCGCCTACGCGCCCGAGGATGTCATCGCCGGCTATTGGCGCATCCGCGACGAACTCGACTGCCAGCCCATTCTCGTGCGCCTCATGGATAGCGGGCAGAAGGTAGTCCTCCCGGTGGTTCAGGGCGACGACGCGCCGCTCGATCTGCGCGTCTGGGAGGCCGATGCGCCGCTCTATGAGGCCGGCTTCGGCACGCTCGCGCCGTCCGATCTGGCGCCGCGGGCCTATCCCGATATCGTGCTGATGCCGCTCCTCGGGTTCGATAATGCGGGCACGCGCCTCGGGTACGGCGGCGGCTACTACGACCGGACGCTCGCCGGCCTGCGCAAGAGGCCGATGCTGATCGGTCTGGCCTTCGCGGCACAGGAACTGGGCCATATCCCGCGCGAGGCGCATGACGTGCCGCTCGATGCCGTCATCACCGAGAGTGGCGTCCGTTTCTTTGGGACCTCCGCATGA
- a CDS encoding SecDF P1 head subdomain-containing protein, with protein MKSILAAVALLALAAPAVAQSNTVLEVMSASVGRDDQTGQPALKISLTGDGRAGLAEFTARHVNRVVDVLVEGAVVTSPWIGSPLDSDWIIVTGPFSGSELDAMAEQINRGSGEVVLRARKDKSRQ; from the coding sequence GTGAAGTCGATCCTTGCCGCCGTCGCCCTGCTGGCCTTGGCCGCTCCAGCCGTGGCGCAATCCAACACCGTGCTCGAGGTCATGTCCGCCAGCGTCGGCCGGGACGACCAGACCGGCCAGCCTGCCCTCAAGATCAGCCTGACGGGCGATGGCCGTGCCGGACTGGCCGAGTTTACCGCCCGGCATGTGAACCGGGTGGTCGACGTGCTTGTCGAAGGCGCCGTCGTGACGTCCCCCTGGATCGGTTCGCCGCTCGATAGCGACTGGATCATCGTCACCGGGCCGTTTTCCGGCAGCGAGCTCGACGCCATGGCCGAGCAGATCAACCGGGGCAGTGGCGAAGTGGTGCTGCGCGCCCGCAAGGACAAGTCGCGCCAGTAG
- the ruvA gene encoding Holliday junction branch migration protein RuvA: MIGKLKGLVDSFSDDSVLIDCGGVCYEVFCSGRTLQSLPRVGEGAVVFIETIVREDFIKLYGFGSEAEKSWFNLLTTVQGVGARVALSILSIMSPSELSSAVALQDKGMIGRANGVGPKLALRVVTELKGKVPAIGAVDAGTLGLQTALGEGVASSNVADAVSALTNLGYSSAQASAAVARVVAREGDSTPTEKLIRLGLRELSV; this comes from the coding sequence ATGATCGGCAAGCTCAAGGGCCTCGTCGACAGTTTTTCCGATGACAGTGTGCTGATCGATTGCGGCGGCGTCTGCTACGAAGTGTTCTGTTCGGGCCGCACGCTGCAATCGCTGCCCCGGGTCGGCGAGGGCGCCGTCGTCTTCATCGAGACCATCGTGCGCGAGGATTTCATCAAGCTCTACGGTTTCGGCAGCGAAGCCGAAAAAAGCTGGTTCAACCTGCTCACCACCGTGCAGGGCGTCGGGGCGCGGGTGGCGCTGTCGATTCTATCGATCATGAGCCCGTCCGAACTGTCGAGCGCGGTAGCGCTCCAGGACAAGGGCATGATCGGCCGCGCCAATGGCGTCGGTCCCAAGCTGGCGCTGCGCGTCGTTACCGAACTCAAGGGCAAGGTCCCCGCCATCGGCGCGGTGGATGCCGGGACGCTGGGTCTGCAGACCGCGCTTGGCGAAGGTGTCGCCTCGAGCAATGTGGCAGATGCGGTTTCGGCGCTGACCAATCTGGGCTATTCCAGCGCCCAGGCCTCGGCCGCGGTGGCGCGCGTCGTCGCCCGGGAAGGCGATAGTACGCCCACCGAGAAACTGATCCGCCTCGGCTTGAGGGAATTGAGCGTTTGA
- the tolQ gene encoding protein TolQ, whose translation MDAVGAAAPHADLSIWGLFWMADIVVKSVMLGLLAASIWCWAIIIDKTITYRRTQAEMNRFERTFWSGQSLEELYQQQAEKPSGGLGAVFVAAMKEWKRSHEQNAASFVGMQQRLDKVLDVAIARESEYLEKRLGFLATVGSAGPFIGLFGTVWGIMNAFTNIAASSDTNLAVVAGPIAEALFATAIGLVAAIPAVIAYNKLSSDAGKMIGRLEGFADEFSTILSRQLEARSR comes from the coding sequence ATGGACGCAGTGGGAGCAGCCGCTCCGCATGCCGACCTCTCCATCTGGGGTCTGTTCTGGATGGCCGACATCGTGGTCAAGTCGGTCATGCTCGGTCTGCTTGCCGCTTCGATCTGGTGCTGGGCCATCATCATCGACAAGACCATCACCTACCGCCGCACCCAGGCCGAGATGAACCGCTTCGAGCGTACCTTCTGGTCGGGACAGTCGCTCGAGGAACTTTACCAGCAGCAGGCTGAAAAGCCTTCCGGGGGCCTCGGTGCCGTGTTTGTCGCGGCCATGAAGGAATGGAAGCGCAGCCACGAGCAGAATGCGGCCAGCTTCGTGGGCATGCAGCAGCGCCTCGACAAGGTGCTCGATGTCGCCATCGCCCGCGAGAGCGAATATCTCGAAAAGCGCCTCGGCTTCCTCGCCACCGTTGGTTCGGCAGGCCCGTTCATCGGGCTGTTCGGCACGGTCTGGGGCATCATGAACGCCTTCACCAATATCGCGGCTTCGTCCGATACCAATCTGGCCGTCGTCGCCGGTCCCATCGCCGAAGCACTTTTCGCCACGGCCATCGGTCTCGTGGCCGCCATCCCGGCCGTTATCGCCTACAACAAGCTCAGCTCCGATGCCGGCAAGATGATCGGCCGTCTGGAAGGCTTTGCCGACGAATTCTCCACCATCCTCAGCCGCCAGCTCGAAGCGCGGAGCCGCTGA
- a CDS encoding NUDIX hydrolase encodes MSARHVISFPIDGQRFNFRVAAIIVADDHVLICREDDDDYCMLPGGRVELGEDSRLSLTREIAEELALPADVGALLATSESFYRREDQDFHEVGFFYRVDLPGQAPDGKSPWLKRFDEGHDLSFHWVPLAGDALESYNLLPAWLPEFLRRRTGELTHVVDDKRSRA; translated from the coding sequence ATGAGCGCGCGTCACGTCATCAGCTTTCCCATCGACGGGCAGCGGTTCAATTTTCGCGTCGCCGCCATCATCGTCGCCGACGATCACGTGCTGATCTGCCGCGAGGACGATGACGACTATTGCATGCTGCCCGGCGGCCGGGTCGAGCTGGGGGAGGACAGCCGCCTCAGCCTCACCCGCGAAATCGCCGAAGAACTGGCCCTTCCCGCCGACGTGGGCGCCCTGCTGGCGACCTCGGAAAGCTTCTACCGTCGCGAAGACCAGGATTTTCACGAGGTCGGCTTCTTCTACCGCGTAGACCTGCCGGGCCAGGCGCCCGACGGCAAGTCGCCCTGGCTCAAACGCTTCGACGAGGGGCACGACCTCAGCTTCCACTGGGTGCCGCTCGCCGGCGATGCGCTGGAAAGCTACAACCTGCTCCCCGCATGGCTGCCGGAATTCCTGCGCCGGCGGACGGGCGAACTGACCCACGTCGTCGACGACAAGAGGAGCAGGGCATGA
- the ybgC gene encoding tol-pal system-associated acyl-CoA thioesterase translates to MSQHTLPVRIYYEDTDFSGNVYHAAYLKFFERGRTEFLRDLGIHHHELAQEGIAFAVRSMTLEFIAAARIDDLLSVETRVAETGGVRLVLDQTISRDGKLMTTARVTVVAIRMSGGAARLPAEIRKKLVPDA, encoded by the coding sequence ATGAGCCAGCATACGCTCCCCGTCCGCATCTACTACGAAGACACCGATTTTTCCGGCAATGTCTATCATGCCGCCTATCTCAAGTTCTTCGAGCGCGGCCGCACCGAGTTCCTGCGCGATCTGGGTATCCACCACCATGAGCTGGCTCAGGAGGGCATTGCGTTCGCCGTCCGCTCCATGACGCTCGAGTTTATCGCCGCGGCGCGGATCGACGATCTTCTCAGTGTCGAGACGCGCGTGGCCGAGACGGGCGGCGTCCGACTGGTGCTCGATCAGACAATTTCGCGTGATGGCAAGCTCATGACCACGGCCCGCGTCACCGTCGTGGCCATCAGGATGAGCGGCGGCGCCGCGCGTTTGCCCGCCGAAATCCGCAAAAAGCTCGTTCCAGACGCGTGA
- a CDS encoding cation:proton antiporter — MLAYVLIVVTVAIAVSALAERRNFQPALLVVMVGLAASYIPGIPQLEIDPQVILTIVLPPMLFSAARDFSFAEFLRRMGSIVNLGVFLVFATAVGVGAASIGALPELLPITVLILGVVVAPPDAVAAIAIGRRAGLPVGLMTVLKGESLINDAAALTMFSVLVAVATGTHAFIDNVPLYFLYASAVGIAVGLLVGNLAHWVRSRIASPSLATAFSVIVPFAAYLTAEELHASGVLAVVAAGFSIGHHAVQAGYEERMQESAFWRTIDTLLETFVFAYIGLQLRFVITDANEAGLDATELTVTTLTIFVTLVAIRAIWVFASAWVGRRRVIRRRERPLRAGRRQRPAPPAPLTSKENTVLAWTGMRGVVTLAAAAGTPLLTATGDPFPGREAIVSLAFLVTIASLLIQGLTLPWLIGRLELDDPNHDRFVATQRARAEQLIEAASHEALDAYARDHSGPRSERLVTMMRQRILHDQKAEKPRGIDTDEALVLGKLLLEARRSRLVAARDQLELDDTIVRDMLEKLDLEQAFMDSVAEG, encoded by the coding sequence ATGCTGGCCTATGTTCTCATCGTCGTCACCGTCGCCATTGCCGTCAGCGCCCTGGCCGAGCGCCGCAATTTCCAGCCGGCCCTGCTCGTGGTTATGGTAGGCCTCGCCGCCTCCTACATCCCCGGCATTCCCCAGCTCGAAATCGATCCGCAGGTCATCCTGACCATCGTGCTGCCACCCATGCTGTTCTCGGCGGCACGCGATTTCTCCTTCGCCGAATTCCTCCGCCGCATGGGCTCGATCGTCAATCTCGGGGTCTTCCTGGTGTTCGCGACGGCCGTGGGCGTCGGAGCGGCCAGTATCGGCGCCCTGCCCGAGCTGTTGCCGATCACCGTGCTGATCCTGGGCGTCGTCGTCGCGCCGCCCGACGCCGTGGCCGCCATCGCCATCGGTCGCCGCGCCGGCCTGCCGGTGGGCCTGATGACCGTGCTCAAGGGCGAAAGCCTGATCAACGATGCGGCCGCGCTGACCATGTTTTCGGTGCTGGTCGCGGTGGCCACCGGCACCCATGCCTTCATCGACAATGTGCCGCTCTATTTCCTCTACGCTTCGGCCGTCGGCATCGCCGTGGGCCTGCTCGTGGGCAATCTGGCCCACTGGGTGCGCTCGCGCATCGCCAGCCCGTCACTGGCCACCGCCTTTTCGGTGATCGTCCCTTTCGCGGCGTACCTGACGGCCGAAGAACTGCATGCCTCGGGCGTGCTGGCCGTGGTGGCAGCCGGATTTTCCATCGGCCACCACGCGGTACAGGCCGGATACGAGGAACGCATGCAGGAAAGCGCCTTCTGGCGCACGATCGATACGCTGCTCGAAACCTTCGTCTTCGCCTATATCGGGCTGCAGCTGCGCTTCGTCATCACCGATGCCAACGAGGCCGGCCTCGATGCCACAGAACTCACCGTAACGACGCTCACCATTTTCGTGACCCTGGTGGCGATCCGCGCGATCTGGGTCTTTGCCTCGGCCTGGGTGGGCCGGCGCCGGGTCATCCGCCGGCGAGAGCGCCCCCTCAGGGCCGGGCGGCGGCAGCGTCCGGCGCCGCCCGCACCGCTGACTTCCAAGGAGAACACCGTGCTCGCCTGGACCGGCATGCGAGGTGTCGTCACCCTCGCCGCTGCGGCCGGTACGCCGCTGCTGACAGCGACCGGCGATCCGTTTCCGGGGCGCGAGGCCATCGTCTCGCTGGCCTTCCTCGTGACCATTGCCAGCCTCCTGATCCAGGGCCTGACGCTGCCCTGGCTGATCGGCCGGCTGGAGCTCGACGACCCCAACCACGACCGCTTTGTTGCGACGCAACGCGCCCGCGCTGAGCAACTCATTGAGGCCGCGTCCCACGAGGCCCTCGACGCCTATGCCAGGGATCACTCGGGCCCACGCTCGGAGCGCCTCGTCACCATGATGCGCCAGCGCATCCTGCATGATCAAAAGGCGGAAAAGCCGCGCGGTATCGACACCGACGAAGCGCTCGTCCTCGGAAAGCTGCTGCTCGAAGCACGCCGCAGCCGTCTCGTCGCCGCCCGCGACCAGCTGGAGCTCGACGACACCATCGTGCGCGACATGCTCGAAAAACTCGACCTCGAACAGGCCTTCATGGACAGTGTCGCAGAGGGCTAA
- a CDS encoding DNA-directed RNA polymerase subunit alpha C-terminal domain-containing protein, translated as MSPDDPIADTLKLSRPAHRALLHAGIVTFADLAQWSRPDVAALHGIGPKSFVELDPALAERGLGYRPA; from the coding sequence ATGAGCCCGGACGATCCCATCGCCGATACGCTCAAGCTCAGCCGTCCCGCGCATCGGGCGCTGCTTCATGCCGGGATCGTCACCTTCGCCGACCTGGCGCAATGGTCCCGCCCTGACGTCGCCGCTCTCCACGGGATCGGTCCCAAGAGCTTCGTCGAACTCGATCCCGCCCTCGCGGAACGGGGCCTCGGATACAGGCCCGCATGA
- the ruvC gene encoding crossover junction endodeoxyribonuclease RuvC: MTRAVRIIGIDPGLRRCGWGVIDAVDNRLSFVAGGTITPPIEGALAERLAALALGLGEVLDSHRPDEAAVEETFVNAGARSALILGQARGVTLVVPALRGLVVAEYATNLVKKSVVGTGHAEKNQVALMVKTLMPTAVVKGADAADALAVAICHAHHRVSAQRMGAYA, translated from the coding sequence ATGACACGTGCAGTACGAATCATCGGGATCGATCCGGGCCTGCGCCGTTGTGGCTGGGGCGTCATCGATGCTGTGGATAATCGCCTGAGCTTCGTGGCCGGCGGCACCATCACGCCGCCGATCGAGGGCGCGCTGGCCGAAAGGCTTGCAGCATTGGCGCTTGGGCTTGGCGAAGTCCTCGACAGCCATCGTCCCGACGAAGCCGCCGTCGAGGAAACCTTCGTCAACGCCGGTGCCCGCTCGGCACTGATCCTGGGCCAGGCGCGCGGCGTTACGCTGGTCGTGCCGGCACTGCGCGGTCTCGTCGTCGCCGAATACGCCACCAATCTCGTCAAGAAGTCCGTGGTGGGGACCGGTCACGCCGAAAAGAACCAGGTGGCCTTGATGGTCAAGACATTGATGCCGACAGCGGTGGTCAAGGGCGCGGACGCTGCCGATGCTCTGGCCGTGGCCATCTGTCATGCCCACCATCGGGTGTCGGCGCAGCGCATGGGAGCCTACGCATGA
- a CDS encoding ExbD/TolR family protein, whose amino-acid sequence MGMGGAAGGGGGGGRRGRRRRKSGVMSEINVTPMVDVMLVLLIIMMVAAPMMTAGVSVDLPRTAAGEMASQTRPITVAVTPEGAIFVDETPVTEADLVTTVGTLATVEDRVFLRGDTTANYGTVMRVMGLLSAAGYTKIGLVTERER is encoded by the coding sequence ATGGGCATGGGTGGTGCAGCAGGCGGAGGAGGTGGCGGCGGACGCCGCGGCCGACGCCGCCGGAAATCGGGCGTGATGAGCGAGATCAACGTGACGCCGATGGTCGACGTCATGCTGGTGCTGCTCATCATCATGATGGTGGCCGCCCCGATGATGACGGCGGGCGTGTCGGTCGATCTGCCGCGCACCGCTGCCGGCGAAATGGCCAGCCAAACGCGGCCGATCACCGTCGCCGTCACGCCGGAAGGCGCCATCTTCGTCGATGAAACGCCGGTGACCGAGGCGGACCTCGTCACCACCGTCGGCACGCTCGCCACGGTCGAAGACCGGGTGTTCCTGCGCGGCGATACCACTGCCAATTACGGTACGGTCATGCGGGTCATGGGCCTGCTCTCGGCCGCCGGCTACACCAAGATCGGGCTCGTCACCGAGCGCGAGAGATAG
- the ruvB gene encoding Holliday junction branch migration DNA helicase RuvB, with protein sequence MTELTSASAGRDDNLDVSLRPSGFSDFVGQAAARANLEVFIEAAKKRGSALDHVLFVGPPGLGKTTLAQIIAKELGVGFRATSGPVIAKAGDLAALLTNLEERDVLFIDEIHRLNPAIEEVLYPAMEDFQLDLIIGEGPAARSVRIDLAKFTLVGATTRAGLLTTPLRDRFGIPVRLNFYTPEELVQIVTRGARLLGMPMSPDGAMEVARRSRGTPRIAGRLLRRVIDFAQVDGAGEVSRTLADKALLRLDVDARGLDQLDRRYLTTIADFYNGGPVGIETIAAALSEPRDAIEEIVEPYLLQQGFIQRTPRGRMLTAIAFQHLNKIVPQGFVGLQASLFEESEE encoded by the coding sequence TTGACCGAACTCACCTCCGCATCCGCTGGCCGCGACGACAATCTCGACGTGTCGCTCCGGCCGTCCGGCTTTTCCGATTTCGTGGGGCAGGCGGCCGCTCGCGCCAATCTCGAAGTGTTCATCGAGGCCGCCAAGAAGCGCGGCTCGGCGCTCGATCATGTGCTGTTCGTCGGCCCGCCGGGTCTGGGCAAGACCACGCTGGCGCAGATCATTGCCAAGGAACTGGGCGTCGGTTTCCGCGCCACCTCCGGTCCGGTCATCGCCAAGGCCGGGGACCTTGCCGCCCTGCTCACCAATCTCGAAGAGCGCGACGTGCTTTTCATCGACGAGATCCACCGCCTGAACCCGGCGATCGAGGAAGTGCTCTATCCGGCGATGGAGGATTTCCAGCTTGATCTCATCATCGGCGAGGGCCCTGCCGCGCGCTCGGTGCGCATCGATCTCGCCAAGTTTACCCTGGTGGGCGCCACGACGCGCGCCGGTCTGCTCACGACGCCACTACGCGACCGCTTCGGCATTCCTGTCCGGCTCAATTTCTATACACCCGAGGAACTCGTGCAGATCGTCACGCGCGGGGCGCGGCTGCTGGGCATGCCCATGTCCCCCGACGGGGCGATGGAGGTGGCGCGTCGCTCCCGCGGCACGCCGCGCATTGCCGGCCGCCTGCTGCGCCGGGTCATCGATTTCGCGCAGGTGGATGGGGCCGGGGAGGTCAGCCGCACGCTGGCGGATAAGGCGCTCTTGCGCCTCGACGTCGACGCGCGCGGTCTCGACCAGCTCGACCGGCGCTATCTCACCACCATTGCCGACTTCTACAATGGCGGCCCGGTTGGGATCGAAACCATTGCCGCTGCGCTCAGCGAACCGCGCGACGCCATCGAGGAAATCGTCGAACCCTATCTGCTGCAGCAAGGCTTCATCCAGCGCACGCCGCGCGGCCGCATGCTCACTGCGATCGCCTTCCAACATCTCAACAAGATCGTGCCGCAGGGCTTTGTGGGCCTGCAGGCGAGCCTGTTCGAGGAGAGCGAGGAATGA
- a CDS encoding cell division protein ZapA encodes MPEVNVEINGRKYRMACEDGQQGHLIGLAERFNTQVEGLKGAVGEIGDNRLTVMAGIAVLDELSEAERRIQALETQVLELTRAGQEIAVELENTEARFALKLADAAKVLEGVADTLDQSAILP; translated from the coding sequence GTGCCCGAAGTCAATGTCGAGATCAATGGACGCAAATACCGTATGGCCTGCGAGGATGGCCAGCAGGGCCACCTGATCGGCCTTGCCGAGCGGTTCAATACGCAGGTCGAGGGCCTCAAGGGGGCTGTTGGCGAAATCGGCGACAACCGGCTGACCGTCATGGCCGGCATCGCCGTGCTCGACGAACTGTCCGAGGCCGAGCGCCGCATCCAGGCGCTTGAAACCCAGGTGCTCGAACTCACCCGCGCGGGGCAGGAGATCGCCGTCGAGCTCGAGAATACCGAGGCCCGCTTCGCGCTCAAGCTTGCGGATGCCGCCAAGGTGCTCGAAGGCGTGGCCGATACGCTGGATCAATCCGCGATCCTGCCCTGA